The following proteins come from a genomic window of Miscanthus floridulus cultivar M001 chromosome 2, ASM1932011v1, whole genome shotgun sequence:
- the LOC136515806 gene encoding E3 ubiquitin-protein ligase SIRP1-like: protein MDEGQGVRYWCHRCEEVIDPMPEMKCPSCEGGFVEEMGSEGFEPAMNSRSDRSLSLLAPLLFGMLGGSSRRSRLRREAMADDDADEDDEEDDSDHELEASSRRQRRRGLSALLRMLQTIRDRDDVRGSDDTDSDTERDLELERARRERMERRMARERIQERMERQRERARQIERVSARGRERTESLILINSNNEAIILQGTFGSDDNQEDSSNTSSGVSLGDYFLGPALDTLLQRLAESDLNRSGTPPAKKEAVAALPTVNIEEVLGCSVCLEDFEMGAEAKQIPCQHKFHSHCILPWLELHSSCPICRFQLPTEETKNPCESASTAGAVNRDGDNAAASSSDTESSNRNGDNHSDSPIISALSTLFSDPFSSDDDESVPHSSEN from the coding sequence ATGGATGAAGGCCAGGGAGTTAGGTACTGGTGCCACAGGTGTGAGGAGGTGATAGATCCTATGCCTGAGATGAAGTGCCCAAGCTGTGAGGGCGGGTTTGTGGAAGAGATGGGCTCTGAAGGCTTCGAACCAGCTATGAACTCAAGGTCTGATCGCTCCCTCTCTCTATTGGCTCCACTGCTGTTTGGAATGTTGGGGGGTTCGTCGCGCAGATCAAGACTCAGGAGGGAGGCCATGGCTGACGATGATGCTGATGAGGATGACGAAGAGGATGATTCAGACCATGAGCTTGAAGCTTCCAGTAGGAGGCAGAGGAGGAGGGGCTTGTCAGCGCTTTTGAGGATGCTCCAGACTATCCGTGACCGTGATGACGTAAGGGGCTCGGATGACACTGACAGTGATACAGAGAGAGACCTGGAGCTGGAGAGAGCGAGAAGGGAGAGGATGGAGAGGCGGATGGCAAGGGAGAGGATTCAGGAGCGGATGGAGAGGCAGAGAGAGAGGGCAAGGCAAATTGAGAGAGTGAGTGCTCGTGGCAGAGAGAGGACAGAAAGCCTAATACTGATCAACTCCAACAATGAGGCTATTATTCTGCAAGGAACATTTGGATCTGATGACAATCAAGAGGACTCAAGCAACACAAGTTCTGGTGTGTCACTTGGGGATTACTTTCTTGGTCCTGCCTTAGATACTCTCTTGCAGCGTTTGGCGGAGAGTGACCTCAATCGTTCTGGCACACCACCTGCCAAGAAGGAAGCAGTAGCTGCGCTGCCAACTGTGAACATCGAGGAAGTGTTGGGCTGTTCAGTCTGTCTTGAGGATTTTGAGATGGGAGCAGAAGCAAAGCAGATCCCCTGTCAGCATAAGTTCCACTCCCACTGCATACTTCCGTGGCTGGAGCTCCACAGTTCTTGCCCAATCTGTCGATTTCAGTTGCCTACTGAGGAGACGAAGAACCCATGTGAATCAGCCAGCACTGCAGGGGCCGTCAACAGAGATGGAGACAATGCTGCTGCAAGCAGTAGTGATACAGAAAGTAGTAACCGCAATGGAGACAACCATTCTGATAGTCCTATCATCTCTGCTCTGAGCACACTCTTCTCTGATCCATtctcatctgatgatgatgaaagtgTTCCGCACTCTTCTGAGAACTGA